A portion of the Juglans microcarpa x Juglans regia isolate MS1-56 chromosome 1D, Jm3101_v1.0, whole genome shotgun sequence genome contains these proteins:
- the LOC121242850 gene encoding outer envelope pore protein 16-2, chloroplastic isoform X2, with product MSNNSDMQTTTRSLLDDLRSFDKGGFFDLGHPLLNRISESFVKAAGIGAIQAVSREAYFTAIEGLDSGTGGLPAEISGASKKHRFRDLKGETNRKSLEAMVKNTGKESMQWGLAAGVYSGLTYGLKEARGTHDWKNSAVAGAITGVALALTSEDSSHEQIVECAITGAAISTAANLLAGIF from the exons atgagcaatAATAGCGACATGCAGACAACTACAAGGTCATTGCTGGATGATCTGCGTAGCTTCGACAAGGGTGGCTTCTTCGACCTCGGCCACCCTCTCCTTAACCGCATCTCCGAGAGCTTCGTCAAAGCAGCCGGG ATCGGAGCTATTCAGGCTGTGTCCCGCGAGGCTTATTTTACAGCCATTGAAG GACTTGATTCGGGTACTGGTGGTCTGCCGGCGGAGATCTCAGGTGCCAGCAAGAAGCATCGATTCCGGGACCTCAAAG GAGAAACCAACAGAAAGTCTCTCGAAGCCATG GTGAAGAACACCGGAAAAGAATCCATGCAGTGGG GACTGGCCGCAGGAGTGTATTCAGGTCTCACGTATGGGCTAAAGGAGGCTCGTGGAACCCACGATTGG AAAAACAGTGCAGTCGCTGGAGCTATTACTGGTGTGGCATTGGCACTTACATCTGAGGACTCTTCCCATGAGCAGATAGTGGAATGCGCAATCACTGGAGCTGCGATTTCCACTGCTGCAAATCTCCTCGCGGGAATATTTTGA
- the LOC121242850 gene encoding outer envelope pore protein 16-2, chloroplastic isoform X1, translated as MSNNSDMQTTTRSLLDDLRSFDKGGFFDLGHPLLNRISESFVKAAGIGAIQAVSREAYFTAIEGAGLDSGTGGLPAEISGASKKHRFRDLKGETNRKSLEAMVKNTGKESMQWGLAAGVYSGLTYGLKEARGTHDWKNSAVAGAITGVALALTSEDSSHEQIVECAITGAAISTAANLLAGIF; from the exons atgagcaatAATAGCGACATGCAGACAACTACAAGGTCATTGCTGGATGATCTGCGTAGCTTCGACAAGGGTGGCTTCTTCGACCTCGGCCACCCTCTCCTTAACCGCATCTCCGAGAGCTTCGTCAAAGCAGCCGGG ATCGGAGCTATTCAGGCTGTGTCCCGCGAGGCTTATTTTACAGCCATTGAAG GAGCAGGACTTGATTCGGGTACTGGTGGTCTGCCGGCGGAGATCTCAGGTGCCAGCAAGAAGCATCGATTCCGGGACCTCAAAG GAGAAACCAACAGAAAGTCTCTCGAAGCCATG GTGAAGAACACCGGAAAAGAATCCATGCAGTGGG GACTGGCCGCAGGAGTGTATTCAGGTCTCACGTATGGGCTAAAGGAGGCTCGTGGAACCCACGATTGG AAAAACAGTGCAGTCGCTGGAGCTATTACTGGTGTGGCATTGGCACTTACATCTGAGGACTCTTCCCATGAGCAGATAGTGGAATGCGCAATCACTGGAGCTGCGATTTCCACTGCTGCAAATCTCCTCGCGGGAATATTTTGA
- the LOC121265472 gene encoding LOW QUALITY PROTEIN: serine/threonine-protein phosphatase 4 regulatory subunit 3-like (The sequence of the model RefSeq protein was modified relative to this genomic sequence to represent the inferred CDS: inserted 1 base in 1 codon), whose product MGAPEKSQANANSMQRVKVYRLSDDGKWDDQGTGHVTVDYLEQSEELGLFVIDEEDHETLLLHRISSDDIYRKQEDTIISWRDPEYSTELALSFQETTGCSYIWDHICTVQRNLHFNPLNNETFHSVNSELRKLPAVELSTLPLILKTVVESGIADQMRLTELILNDQEFFRKLMDLFIVCEDLENIDGLHMIYKIVKGIILLNSPQIFEKIFGDELIMEIIGSLEYDPEVPHIQHHRRFLKEHVVYKEAIPIKEPLVLSKIHQTYRIGYLKDVVLTRIVDEVTVANLNSIIHANNAIVVSLLKDDSTFIQELFGRLRSPSISAESKKNLVYFLHEFCSLSKSLQMVQQLRLFRDLMNEGIFDIVADALQSEDKNLVLTGTDILILFLNQDPNLLRSYVVRQEGVLLLGLLVKGMITDFGEDMNCQFLEILRSLLDSYTLSGAQRDTIVEIFYEKHLGQLIDVMVASCPSEGVAQSSDNSVGSGERIGNQIGAKPEILSNICELLCFCVLHHPYRIKCNFLLNNAVDKVLLVMQRREKYLVVAAVRFVRTILSRHDEHLINHVVKNNLLKPIVDAFVGNGSRYNLLNSAVLELFEYIRKENLKSLLKYIVDTFWHQLVKFEYLAPIHALKVKYEQSLENSGTKGTCNLSDPRKRVDERALEKEEEDYFNEDSDEEDTASASISQPQKVQSQPVLSNGVSPSFPPLSPRSGGLVDYDDDEDDEDYRPPPRKQPEXPDEDEGTMESLRLKRKLASADNKPEVLKKQRIGKNSKSKDSVFAALCSTLSQAVLPNKKTASTMHLMAHTADGTTQSSGEENHEENKPDTDRSNSDNSTTSDDENHGEKEAAASKICSDRLHSASDNRQLGGEDSPLIPPKSSPEMAVSGS is encoded by the exons cgTGTTAAGGTCTACCGTTTGAGTGATGATGGTAAATGGGATGACCAAGGAACTGGGCATGTCACTGTTGACTATTTGGAG CAATCAGAAGAGCTAGGTTTGTTTGTCATTGATGAAGAAGACCATGAGACATTACTTTTACATCGTATTAGCTCAGATGACATTTACAGAAAGCAAGAAG ATACGATTATCTCGTGGAGAGATCCAGAATATTCTACGGAATTAGCACTAAGCTTTCAAGAGACTACAGGGTGTTCTTACATATG GGACCATATTTGCACCGTGCAAAGGAATCTGCATTTCAATCCTCTTAACA ATGAGACATTTCACAGTGTTAATAGTGAGCTGAGGAAGTTGCCTGCAGTTGAGCTATCCACTCTTCCTTTAATACTTAAG ACTGTGGTTGAGAGTGGCATTGCTGATCAGATGCGGCTGACAGAGCTAATTTTGAATGAT CAAGAATTTTTCCGAAAGCTGATGGATCTGTTTATAGTCTGTGAAGACTTGGAAAACATTGATGGGCTTCACATGATATACAAAATAGTCAAAGGGATTA TTTTGCTCAATAGTCCTCAGATCTTTGagaagatatttggtgacgaaTTGATCATGGAGATTATTGGTTCATTGGAGT ATGATCCAGAGGTCCCTCATATCCAACATCATCGTAGATTTTTAAAAGAGCATGTTGTCTACAAGGAG gCCATACCAATTAAAGAGCCTTTAGTTCTGTCAAAGATACACCAAACATACAGAATTGGTTATTTGAAG GATGTTGTGTTGACTCGAATAGTGGATGAGGTGACGGTTGCAAATCTCAATTCGATAATTCATGCAAACAATGCCAtt GTTGTTTCTTTGTTAAAGGATGATAGTACCTTTATTCAGGAATTGTTTGGTAGGTTGAGATCACCCTCCATCTCTGCGGAATCTAAGAAAAACTTG GTGTATTTCTTGCATGAGTTTTGTAGTTTAAGCAAGAGCCTGCAGATGGTCCAGCAGCTCCGGCTATTTAG GGATCTCATGAATGAAGGCATCTTTGACATTGTCGCCGATGCTTTGCAGAGTGAAGACAAAAATCTTGTATTAACTGG GACAGATATCCTCATTCTTTTCTTGAATCAGGATCCAAACCTTCTTCGTTCTTATGTTGTTCGGCAGGAAGGAGTTCTACTTCTGGGACTCTTG GTTAAAGGAATGATCACAGATTTTGGGGAGGATATGAACTGCCAATTTCTTGAAATTCTTCGCAGTTTACTGGACTCATACACATTGTCTGGAGCACAG AGAGATACTATTGTTGAGATTTTCTATGAGAAGCATTTGGGTCAACTAATAGATGTTATGGTGGCATCTTGTCCTTCAGAAGGTGTAGCTCAATCAAGCGATAATTCTGTGGGATCTGGTGAAAGAATTGGAAATCAAATTGGCGCAAAGCCTGAAATACTGTCAAACATTTGTGAATTACTATGCTTTTGTGTTCTGCACCATCCATATAGAATAAA GTGTAATTTTCTCCTTAATAATGCGGTAGATAAAGTTTTGTTGGTTATGCAAAGAAGGGAAAAATACCTAGTTGTTGCTGCTGTTCGATTTGTTCGCACTATTCTTTCCCGCCAT GATGAGCATCTGATAAATCATGTTGTCAAGAATAACCTTCTGAAACCAATTGTGGATGCCTTTGTTGGTAATGGTAGCCGTTACAATCTGCTCAACTCGGCAGTTTTAGAACTTTTCGAGTACATTCGAAAG GAAAACCTTAAATCATTGCTTAAATATATAGTTGATACATTTTGGCACCAGTTggtcaaatttgagtacttgGCTCCCATTCATGCACTAAAAGTTAAATATGAGCAG TCCCTGGAGAATAGTGGAACAAAAGGCACTTGTAATTTGTCAGACCCCAGAAAACGAGTTGATGAGCGTGCTTTGGAGAAAGAAGAGGAGGATTATTTCAACGAGGACAG TGATGAAGAAGATACGGCATCTGCATCAATATCACAACCCCAAAAAGTACAGTCTCAACCTGTTTTATCCAATGGAGTTAGTCCAAGTTTCCCGCCCTTAAG TCCTAGATCTGGTGGACTGGTTGATTATGATGATGACGAGGATGATGAAGACTACAGGCCACCTCCAAGGAAGCAGCCAG ACCCTGATGAAGATGAAGGAACAATGGAATCTCTTAGGTTGAAGCGGAAACTGGCATCCGCAGACAACAAGCCTGAGGTGTTGAAGAAGCAGCGGATTGGAAAAAATTCCAAGTCGAAAGATAGTGTATTTGCTGCTTTGTGCTCAACACTAAGCCAGGCAGTGTTACCTAATAAGAAAACTGCTAGCACCATGCACTTAATGGCTCATACAGCTGATGGGACGACCCAAAGCTCTGGTGAAGAAAATCATGAGGAGAATAAACCTGACACGGACAGAAGCAATTCTGATAACAGCACCACCTCAGATGATGAGAACCATGGAGAGAAGGAAGCTGCTGCTTCTAAAATATGTTCTGATCGATTGCATAGCGCTTCTGACAATAGACAGTTAGGCGGAGAAGACTCTCCATTAATACCACCAAAATCCTCACCAGAAATGGCTGTAAGTGGATCCTAA